A single Hylaeus volcanicus isolate JK05 unplaced genomic scaffold, UHH_iyHylVolc1.0_haploid 12221, whole genome shotgun sequence DNA region contains:
- the LOC128883136 gene encoding DNA ligase 1-like: MKPRVSTTLFDFFTSSSLKIKECEKSITSQPSNLVEETSGFKRNNPNASASQNDTLKVTTASDVNHTSFKGSDVTVKNSSVIKRRRFSTRILSCDNEDSSNYDVLSGVINSTGLFKDTSLCENNKLSEIMEQELNLTGSKNRTPPGGKCNLDSSMRQHGISSITSPADQEMLAKGFKEKLISPSRTIELSSSMDVSLALLDTAGPHRQNSGLSAQDDPTPIPIPRKSHSTSDSLQFSSFGFGNNTNPSSVTPFKLTSVSPPNTNDIRTPLRSTSVKVPSTISNKESRTHDGHSDILNEDECFLPLASPSVKSPCDTTLKKTLLLNLATTSENDNCKVTEHDSFFYSDGNIKNTSVGTLFGTVSVNPRTPPCDTMVSPFFDPASVDSSTFLQQNELDKTHSVKFSCIANIFNTIEALKGSGSGSKKKVVVALTNIVRLLLWHSPTDIIPLTYFCLNKVAPVYMNVEMGIGEGLLLKIVTEVYGRSEKSVKADLMKHEDLGRVAELSRSKMRVLFRPRPLTISSVFSELRNLSDISGTTAQTKKKEKIKRMLVAAEGSEAKFIIRFLQGKMRLGVQMATIYQSLAYAFVLTIPKPDPELAFNQEYEGCSDVRRRSTNTLLGSNVEKALIEMEAAVRTAFSQASNIEFVIKNLFKGEKPDQLKDSCVVQPGIPVQPMLAKPTKGLEEIFSRFSNCEFTCEYKYDGERAQIHLKSDGDVVIFSRNLETITQKYPDVVALMKSCIKQNVQDYIVDSEIVAFNCDTERILPFQVLSTRKKKNVDNSIESKVKVCIFVFDCLYLNKESLLKKPLIERRSYLQELLIEIPNQVQFASHKEMNLLEDVDAFLQEAMESNCEGLMIKTLKDSASYEPSKRSFNWLKLKKDYLDNITDTLDLVLMGAYAGRGKRSKVFGAFLLGCYNENEDTFQTICKTGTGFSDDQLHEFYQELQEHTIAIKHTGYHVHEKMTPDVWFSPRVVWEVRAADLSISPVHTASSGVNNFLKGIGLRFPRFIRVRPDKTPEQATSANQVMEMYLNQASNKKTTNKLSKLSRDDYLSENDEIEN, encoded by the exons ATGAAGCCAAGAGTCAGCACAACCCTTTT tgatttttttacttcgtcatctttaaaaattaaggaaTGTGAGAAATCAATAACAAGTCAGCCTTCTAATCTTGTTGAGGAAACGTCTGggtttaaaagaaat AATCCGAACGCCAGTGCTTCACAAAACGACACTTTAAAAGTTACGACCGCTTCAGATGTAAATCATACGTCATTCAAAGGATCAG ATGTTACTGTTAAAAACAGTTCTGTCATAAAACGGAGACGTTTTTCAACACGTATAT TATCATGTGACAACGAAGATTCTTCCAATTACGATGTTTTATCCGGTGTCATCAATTCCACCGGTTTATTTAaag ataCCTCATTATGTGAAAACAACAAGTTAAGCGAGATCATGGAACAAGAGCTTAATCTTACAGGTTCTAAAAATCGAACACCACCGGGAGGCAAATGCAATTTGGATTCTTCCATGCGCCAACATGGCATTTCTTCTATCACTTCACCGGCGGATCAAGAAATGCTAGCTAAAggattcaaagaaaaattgatatcaCCTAGCAGAACAATAGAGTTATCGTCTAGTATGGATGTTTCCTTAGCACTCTTAGATACAGCAGGCCCTCATCGGCAAAATAGTGGTTTATCAGCGCAAGATGATCCAACACCCATTCCTATACCGCGTAAATCCCATTCAACAAGTGACTcccttcaattttcttcttttggtTTTGGTAACAACACAAATCCTAGTTCTGTAACTCCTTTCAAATTAACGTCGGTTTCTCCTCCAAATACTAATGATATTCGAACACCTTTACGAAGTACAAGTGTAAAGGTGccttcaacaatttcaaataaagaatcaa GGACTCATGACGGTCATTCAGACATTTTAAACGAAG ATGAGTGTTTTCTTCCATTGGCATCTCCTTCGGTCAAGTCGCCTTGCGAtactactttaaaaaaaaccttGCTTTTAAATCTTGCTACTACATCTGAAAACGATAATTGTAAAGTTACAGAacacgattcatttttttatagtgatggtaatattaaaaatacgtcTG TTGGAACCTTGTTTGGAACCGTATCCGTCAACCCACGCACCCCTCCATGTGACACAATGGTCTCTCCTTTCTTTGACCCTGCGTCTGTTGATAGCTCCACTTTTTTACAGCAAAATGAACTGGATAAGACTCATTCTGTGAA attcTCTTGTATAGCTAATATATTCAATACGATTGAAGCCCTTAAAGGATCTGGTAGTGGgtccaaaaaaaaagttgttgtTGCATTAACTAATATTGTTCGACTGCTTCTTTGGCACTCTCCTACGGATATTATACCATTAACCtacttttgtttgaataa aGTAGCTCCTGTGTATATGAATGTGGAAATGGGTATTGGAGAAGGtcttcttttgaaaattgttactgAAGTATATGGCCGATCTGAAAAAAGTGTAAAAGCGG atttaatGAAGCATGAAGATTTAGGACGTGTTGCTGAACTGAGTCGATCTAAAATGCGTGTTCTGTTTCGGCCGCGTCCCTTGACGATTTCCTCAGTTTTTTCTGAGTTGAGAAATTTATCAGATATAAGCGGCACTACAgctcaaacaaaaaaaaaagaaaag ATAAAACGAATGCTTGTTGCAGCAGAAGGAAGTgaagcaaaatttattataagatTTTTGCAAGGAAAAATGCGTTTGGGTGTACAAATGGCAACCATTTATCag TCTTTGGCATATGCTTTTGTTTTAACGATTCCTAAACCGGATCCTGAACTGGCTTTCAATCAGGAGTACGAAGGCTGTAGCGATGTGCGACGTCGTTCTACTAACACGTTACTTGGATCG AATGTTGAAAAGGCATTAATCGAAATGGAGGCTGCTGTACGAACAGCTTTTTCCCAAGCATCTAATATtgaattcgttattaaaaatctttttaaag gaGAAAAGCCTGATCAATTGAAAGATTCCTGTGTCGTACAACCAGGAATCCCCGTACAACCAATGTTAGCTAAACCTACTAAAG gtttggaagaaattttttctcgtttctcaaATTGTGAATTTACCtgtgaatataaatatgacGGAGAAAGAGCTCAAATACACTTAAAAAGTGATGGAGATGTCGT AATATTCTCACGTAATCTGGAAACAATAACTCAAAAATATCCAGATGTCGTGGCACTTATGAAGAGCTGTATTAAACAA AATGTTCAAGattatattgtagactctGAGATTGTAGCCTTCAACTGTGACACGGAACGTATATTACCTTTCCAAGTTTTATcaacacgaaaaaaaaaaaatgtcgataaCTCAATT GAATCAAAAGTAAAAGtttgcatttttgtttttgattgTTTATATCTTAACAAAGAAAGTCTTTTGAAAAAGCCGCTTATTGAAAG acGCAGCTATCTTCAAGAGTTACTTATTGAAATTCCTAACCAAGTACAATTTGCAAG tcacaaagaaatgaatttgcTCGAAGACGTCGATGCGTTTCTACAAGAAGCCATGGAATCCAATTGTGAAGGCTTAATGATCAAAACCCTAAAAGATTCCGCATCATACGAACCTTCGAAGCGGTCGTTTAATTGgctcaaattaaagaaagattATCTTGAT AATATAACAGACACTTTAGATCTTGTTTTGATGGGAGCGTACGCTGGACGAGGAAAGCGTTCAAAAGTTTTCGGTGCTTTTCTACTGG GTTGTTATAATGAGAACGAAGATACTTTCCAAACGATTTGCAAAACAGGGACAGGATTTTCTGACGATCAActtcatgaattttatcaaGAACTTCAAGAACACACAATTGCAATAAAACATACTGGATATCATGTTCATGAAAAAATG ACTCCTGATGTTTGGTTTTCTCCACGTGTTGTATGGGAAGTTCGAGCCGCAGATTTATCTATTTCACCGGTTCACACCGCTTCCAGCGGcgtcaacaattttttaaaa GGAATAGGCTTAAGATTTCCTCGTTTTATTAGGGTTCGTCCAGATAAAACTCCTGAGCAAGCCACATCGGCAAATCAG GTCATGGAAATGTATTTGAATCAAGCATCTAACAAAAAAACTACCAACAAGTTGAGTAAATTATCAAGAGACGATTATCTATctgaaaatgatgaaattgaaaattga
- the LOC128883137 gene encoding uncharacterized protein LOC128883137 isoform X1 gives MLFENCCLTTSSWNSRERENSLFHKFKEGVKVGKDMWYSVTPEDVASLIALRAESLRNGFRDLPSAHYSDAFFSYNNPSHSLVFDAFCGIGGNAIQFSKFTQGFVIGMDSSFQCLLKVQHNSQVYGVSSQLDCVLADTTRLPFRECNDFFDITFLSPPWGGPKYCKKTIISLENIIHLGFQMLEKHLAKTIIYYLPRNLQLLDLNYLFEKNLVCFLEGYLNRSGRFHFYHSASNRTVGCQIEKKTVSTETLASLWYPLKQNSWSWNLSVVTVWIGALANVAFNLFHSPICHPCISNVNNVSRKCFFISFWKTIENSLLQILGVSGTLPHRTVYRRHTQVNYIIRASPCHVTRVYLKKCCEKKFRRLHQIKSYKIVKKKIEKKFFHTLLKKYLSIVFAVQINTLWCFVNKTEGATLHRIVLQLECIKQFRNQLVSQLFNFLNELSKKSS, from the exons ATGTTGTTTGAAAACTGTTGTTTGACAACGTCATCATGGAATTCAAGGGAAAGGGAGAACAGTTTATTTCATAAGTTCAAAGAAGGTGTTAAAGTTGGAAAAGACATGTG GTATTCAGTTACGCCTGAGGATGTTGCTTCTCTTATCGCTTTGAGAGCAGAATCTTTAAGAAACGGGTTTCGGGACTTGCCTTCTGCTCATTACAGTGACgcttttttttcatataacaATCCGAGTCACTCTCTGGTTTTTGACGCGTTTTGTGGg ATAGGCGGAAACgctatacaattttctaaatttacaCAAGGTTTTGTTATTGGAATGGATTCTTCTTTCCAATGTTTACTGAAAGTTCAACATAACAGTCAAGTGTACG GCGTTTCAAGTCAACTGGATTGTGTTCTGGCGGATACGACCCGGTTACCGTTTCGTGAATGCAATGACTTTTTTGATATA ACTTTCTTGTCTCCTCCTTGGGGAGGTCCGAAATACTgtaaaaaaactattataagtcttgaaaatattatacatttaggGTTTCAG ATGCTTGAAAAACATCTTGCTAAAACTATTATATACTATCT GCCTCGAAATTTACAATTACTTGATCTG AATTAtctctttgaaaaaaatttagtcTGTTTTTTGGAAGGTTATTTAAATCGTTCAGGACGCTTTCATTTTTACCATTCAGCTTCAAATAGAACAGTAGGGTgccaaattgaaaaaaaaacggtgTCCACTGAAACATTAGCTTCTTTATGGTATCCGTTGAAGCAAAACAGCTGGTCGTGGAACTTGTCAGTAGTAACGGTGTGGATCGGTGCCCTTGCAAATGTAGCATTTAACTTATTTCATTCACCTATATGTCATCCATGCATTTCGAATGTTAATAATGTTAgcagaaaatgtttctttatttctttttggaaGACAATAGAAAACTCTTTACTTCAAATATTAGGCGTTTCAGGTACTCTTCCACATAGAACTGTTTATCGTCGACATACACAAGTCAATTATATCATTCGAGCATCCCCATGCCATGTTACCCGcgtctatttaaagaaatgctGCGAGAAGAAGTTTCGTCGTTTGCATCAAATAAAGtcttataaaattgtaaagaagaaaattgaaaaaaagttttttcatACTTTGCTTAAAAAATATCTGAGCATCGTATTCGCAGTccaaataaatactttatggtgttttgttaataaaacagAGGGAGCGACTTTACATCGTATTGTGTTACAACTTGAGTGTATTAAGCAATTTCGAAACCAGCTCGTTTCACAGTTATTCAACTTTTTGAACGAGTTATCTAAAAAATCGTCATAA
- the LOC128883137 gene encoding uncharacterized protein LOC128883137 isoform X2: MKESLRNGFRDLPSAHYSDAFFSYNNPSHSLVFDAFCGIGGNAIQFSKFTQGFVIGMDSSFQCLLKVQHNSQVYGVSSQLDCVLADTTRLPFRECNDFFDITFLSPPWGGPKYCKKTIISLENIIHLGFQMLEKHLAKTIIYYLPRNLQLLDLNYLFEKNLVCFLEGYLNRSGRFHFYHSASNRTVGCQIEKKTVSTETLASLWYPLKQNSWSWNLSVVTVWIGALANVAFNLFHSPICHPCISNVNNVSRKCFFISFWKTIENSLLQILGVSGTLPHRTVYRRHTQVNYIIRASPCHVTRVYLKKCCEKKFRRLHQIKSYKIVKKKIEKKFFHTLLKKYLSIVFAVQINTLWCFVNKTEGATLHRIVLQLECIKQFRNQLVSQLFNFLNELSKKSS; the protein is encoded by the exons ATGAAAG AATCTTTAAGAAACGGGTTTCGGGACTTGCCTTCTGCTCATTACAGTGACgcttttttttcatataacaATCCGAGTCACTCTCTGGTTTTTGACGCGTTTTGTGGg ATAGGCGGAAACgctatacaattttctaaatttacaCAAGGTTTTGTTATTGGAATGGATTCTTCTTTCCAATGTTTACTGAAAGTTCAACATAACAGTCAAGTGTACG GCGTTTCAAGTCAACTGGATTGTGTTCTGGCGGATACGACCCGGTTACCGTTTCGTGAATGCAATGACTTTTTTGATATA ACTTTCTTGTCTCCTCCTTGGGGAGGTCCGAAATACTgtaaaaaaactattataagtcttgaaaatattatacatttaggGTTTCAG ATGCTTGAAAAACATCTTGCTAAAACTATTATATACTATCT GCCTCGAAATTTACAATTACTTGATCTG AATTAtctctttgaaaaaaatttagtcTGTTTTTTGGAAGGTTATTTAAATCGTTCAGGACGCTTTCATTTTTACCATTCAGCTTCAAATAGAACAGTAGGGTgccaaattgaaaaaaaaacggtgTCCACTGAAACATTAGCTTCTTTATGGTATCCGTTGAAGCAAAACAGCTGGTCGTGGAACTTGTCAGTAGTAACGGTGTGGATCGGTGCCCTTGCAAATGTAGCATTTAACTTATTTCATTCACCTATATGTCATCCATGCATTTCGAATGTTAATAATGTTAgcagaaaatgtttctttatttctttttggaaGACAATAGAAAACTCTTTACTTCAAATATTAGGCGTTTCAGGTACTCTTCCACATAGAACTGTTTATCGTCGACATACACAAGTCAATTATATCATTCGAGCATCCCCATGCCATGTTACCCGcgtctatttaaagaaatgctGCGAGAAGAAGTTTCGTCGTTTGCATCAAATAAAGtcttataaaattgtaaagaagaaaattgaaaaaaagttttttcatACTTTGCTTAAAAAATATCTGAGCATCGTATTCGCAGTccaaataaatactttatggtgttttgttaataaaacagAGGGAGCGACTTTACATCGTATTGTGTTACAACTTGAGTGTATTAAGCAATTTCGAAACCAGCTCGTTTCACAGTTATTCAACTTTTTGAACGAGTTATCTAAAAAATCGTCATAA
- the LOC128883137 gene encoding uncharacterized protein LOC128883137 isoform X3, translating into MDSSFQCLLKVQHNSQVYGVSSQLDCVLADTTRLPFRECNDFFDITFLSPPWGGPKYCKKTIISLENIIHLGFQMLEKHLAKTIIYYLPRNLQLLDLNYLFEKNLVCFLEGYLNRSGRFHFYHSASNRTVGCQIEKKTVSTETLASLWYPLKQNSWSWNLSVVTVWIGALANVAFNLFHSPICHPCISNVNNVSRKCFFISFWKTIENSLLQILGVSGTLPHRTVYRRHTQVNYIIRASPCHVTRVYLKKCCEKKFRRLHQIKSYKIVKKKIEKKFFHTLLKKYLSIVFAVQINTLWCFVNKTEGATLHRIVLQLECIKQFRNQLVSQLFNFLNELSKKSS; encoded by the exons ATGGATTCTTCTTTCCAATGTTTACTGAAAGTTCAACATAACAGTCAAGTGTACG GCGTTTCAAGTCAACTGGATTGTGTTCTGGCGGATACGACCCGGTTACCGTTTCGTGAATGCAATGACTTTTTTGATATA ACTTTCTTGTCTCCTCCTTGGGGAGGTCCGAAATACTgtaaaaaaactattataagtcttgaaaatattatacatttaggGTTTCAG ATGCTTGAAAAACATCTTGCTAAAACTATTATATACTATCT GCCTCGAAATTTACAATTACTTGATCTG AATTAtctctttgaaaaaaatttagtcTGTTTTTTGGAAGGTTATTTAAATCGTTCAGGACGCTTTCATTTTTACCATTCAGCTTCAAATAGAACAGTAGGGTgccaaattgaaaaaaaaacggtgTCCACTGAAACATTAGCTTCTTTATGGTATCCGTTGAAGCAAAACAGCTGGTCGTGGAACTTGTCAGTAGTAACGGTGTGGATCGGTGCCCTTGCAAATGTAGCATTTAACTTATTTCATTCACCTATATGTCATCCATGCATTTCGAATGTTAATAATGTTAgcagaaaatgtttctttatttctttttggaaGACAATAGAAAACTCTTTACTTCAAATATTAGGCGTTTCAGGTACTCTTCCACATAGAACTGTTTATCGTCGACATACACAAGTCAATTATATCATTCGAGCATCCCCATGCCATGTTACCCGcgtctatttaaagaaatgctGCGAGAAGAAGTTTCGTCGTTTGCATCAAATAAAGtcttataaaattgtaaagaagaaaattgaaaaaaagttttttcatACTTTGCTTAAAAAATATCTGAGCATCGTATTCGCAGTccaaataaatactttatggtgttttgttaataaaacagAGGGAGCGACTTTACATCGTATTGTGTTACAACTTGAGTGTATTAAGCAATTTCGAAACCAGCTCGTTTCACAGTTATTCAACTTTTTGAACGAGTTATCTAAAAAATCGTCATAA
- the LOC128883137 gene encoding uncharacterized protein LOC128883137 isoform X4, with amino-acid sequence MLFENCCLTTSSWNSRERENSLFHKFKEGVKVGKDMWYSVTPEDVASLIALRAESLRNGFRDLPSAHYSDAFFSYNNPSHSLVFDAFCGIGGNAIQFSKFTQGFVIGMDSSFQCLLKVQHNSQVYGVSSQLDCVLADTTRLPFRECNDFFDITFLSPPWGGPKYCKKTIISLENIIHLGFQMLEKHLAKTIIYYLPRNLQLLDLNYLFEKNLVCFLEGYLNRSGRFHFYHSASNRTVGCQIEKKTVSTETLASLWYPLKQNSWSWNLSVVTVWIGALANQKMFLYFFLEDNRKLFTSNIRRFRYSST; translated from the exons ATGTTGTTTGAAAACTGTTGTTTGACAACGTCATCATGGAATTCAAGGGAAAGGGAGAACAGTTTATTTCATAAGTTCAAAGAAGGTGTTAAAGTTGGAAAAGACATGTG GTATTCAGTTACGCCTGAGGATGTTGCTTCTCTTATCGCTTTGAGAGCAGAATCTTTAAGAAACGGGTTTCGGGACTTGCCTTCTGCTCATTACAGTGACgcttttttttcatataacaATCCGAGTCACTCTCTGGTTTTTGACGCGTTTTGTGGg ATAGGCGGAAACgctatacaattttctaaatttacaCAAGGTTTTGTTATTGGAATGGATTCTTCTTTCCAATGTTTACTGAAAGTTCAACATAACAGTCAAGTGTACG GCGTTTCAAGTCAACTGGATTGTGTTCTGGCGGATACGACCCGGTTACCGTTTCGTGAATGCAATGACTTTTTTGATATA ACTTTCTTGTCTCCTCCTTGGGGAGGTCCGAAATACTgtaaaaaaactattataagtcttgaaaatattatacatttaggGTTTCAG ATGCTTGAAAAACATCTTGCTAAAACTATTATATACTATCT GCCTCGAAATTTACAATTACTTGATCTG AATTAtctctttgaaaaaaatttagtcTGTTTTTTGGAAGGTTATTTAAATCGTTCAGGACGCTTTCATTTTTACCATTCAGCTTCAAATAGAACAGTAGGGTgccaaattgaaaaaaaaacggtgTCCACTGAAACATTAGCTTCTTTATGGTATCCGTTGAAGCAAAACAGCTGGTCGTGGAACTTGTCAGTAGTAACGGTGTGGATCGGTGCCCTTGCAAAT cagaaaatgtttctttatttctttttggaaGACAATAGAAAACTCTTTACTTCAAATATTAGGCGTTTCAGGTACTCTTCCACATAG
- the LOC128883137 gene encoding uncharacterized protein LOC128883137 isoform X5 encodes MLFENCCLTTSSWNSRERENSLFHKFKEGVKVGKDMWYSVTPEDVASLIALRAESLRNGFRDLPSAHYSDAFFSYNNPSHSLVFDAFCGIGGNAIQFSKFTQGFVIGMDSSFQCLLKVQHNSQVYGVSSQLDCVLADTTRLPFRECNDFFDITFLSPPWGGPKYCKKTIISLENIIHLGFQMLEKHLAKTIIYYLPRNLQLLDLNYLFEKNLVCFLEGYLNRSGRFHFYHSASNRTVGCQIEKKTVSTETLASLWYPLKQNSWSWNLSVVTVWIGALANKMFLYFFLEDNRKLFTSNIRRFRYSST; translated from the exons ATGTTGTTTGAAAACTGTTGTTTGACAACGTCATCATGGAATTCAAGGGAAAGGGAGAACAGTTTATTTCATAAGTTCAAAGAAGGTGTTAAAGTTGGAAAAGACATGTG GTATTCAGTTACGCCTGAGGATGTTGCTTCTCTTATCGCTTTGAGAGCAGAATCTTTAAGAAACGGGTTTCGGGACTTGCCTTCTGCTCATTACAGTGACgcttttttttcatataacaATCCGAGTCACTCTCTGGTTTTTGACGCGTTTTGTGGg ATAGGCGGAAACgctatacaattttctaaatttacaCAAGGTTTTGTTATTGGAATGGATTCTTCTTTCCAATGTTTACTGAAAGTTCAACATAACAGTCAAGTGTACG GCGTTTCAAGTCAACTGGATTGTGTTCTGGCGGATACGACCCGGTTACCGTTTCGTGAATGCAATGACTTTTTTGATATA ACTTTCTTGTCTCCTCCTTGGGGAGGTCCGAAATACTgtaaaaaaactattataagtcttgaaaatattatacatttaggGTTTCAG ATGCTTGAAAAACATCTTGCTAAAACTATTATATACTATCT GCCTCGAAATTTACAATTACTTGATCTG AATTAtctctttgaaaaaaatttagtcTGTTTTTTGGAAGGTTATTTAAATCGTTCAGGACGCTTTCATTTTTACCATTCAGCTTCAAATAGAACAGTAGGGTgccaaattgaaaaaaaaacggtgTCCACTGAAACATTAGCTTCTTTATGGTATCCGTTGAAGCAAAACAGCTGGTCGTGGAACTTGTCAGTAGTAACGGTGTGGATCGGTGCCCTTGCAAAT aaaatgtttctttatttctttttggaaGACAATAGAAAACTCTTTACTTCAAATATTAGGCGTTTCAGGTACTCTTCCACATAG
- the LOC128883137 gene encoding uncharacterized protein LOC128883137 isoform X6: protein MLFENCCLTTSSWNSRERENSLFHKFKEGVKVGKDMWYSVTPEDVASLIALRAESLRNGFRDLPSAHYSDAFFSYNNPSHSLVFDAFCGIGGNAIQFSKFTQGFVIGMDSSFQCLLKVQHNSQVYGVSSQLDCVLADTTRLPFRECNDFFDITFLSPPWGGPKYCKKTIISLENIIHLGFQMLEKHLAKTIIYYLPRNLQLLDLNYLFEKNLVCFLEGYLNRSGRFHFYHSASNRTLLYGIR, encoded by the exons ATGTTGTTTGAAAACTGTTGTTTGACAACGTCATCATGGAATTCAAGGGAAAGGGAGAACAGTTTATTTCATAAGTTCAAAGAAGGTGTTAAAGTTGGAAAAGACATGTG GTATTCAGTTACGCCTGAGGATGTTGCTTCTCTTATCGCTTTGAGAGCAGAATCTTTAAGAAACGGGTTTCGGGACTTGCCTTCTGCTCATTACAGTGACgcttttttttcatataacaATCCGAGTCACTCTCTGGTTTTTGACGCGTTTTGTGGg ATAGGCGGAAACgctatacaattttctaaatttacaCAAGGTTTTGTTATTGGAATGGATTCTTCTTTCCAATGTTTACTGAAAGTTCAACATAACAGTCAAGTGTACG GCGTTTCAAGTCAACTGGATTGTGTTCTGGCGGATACGACCCGGTTACCGTTTCGTGAATGCAATGACTTTTTTGATATA ACTTTCTTGTCTCCTCCTTGGGGAGGTCCGAAATACTgtaaaaaaactattataagtcttgaaaatattatacatttaggGTTTCAG ATGCTTGAAAAACATCTTGCTAAAACTATTATATACTATCT GCCTCGAAATTTACAATTACTTGATCTG AATTAtctctttgaaaaaaatttagtcTGTTTTTTGGAAGGTTATTTAAATCGTTCAGGACGCTTTCATTTTTACCATTCAGCTTCAAATAGAACA CTTCTTTATGGTATCCGTTGA